The following proteins are co-located in the Carassius auratus strain Wakin chromosome 7, ASM336829v1, whole genome shotgun sequence genome:
- the LOC113105869 gene encoding acetylcholine receptor subunit beta-like isoform X3 — translation MKKLFSSYNVKVRPARSPEERVVVRIGMTLSSFLSLNMKDEEMNTIVIMNLEWNDYRFSWNPKEFGGIDVLRIPSGKVWLPDIVLINNNDGVFGVALQVHVQAYSNGRVTWTPPALYKSSCGVKVTYFPFDWQNCTMVFRSYTYDSSEVDLQHGLDKRGNEIREIVYDTGFSGNGTAPSHSWSLRYQTPRNACNALNAIFYIKLLHFKKLHIVLDCLNSLKMTMVQFFWSLIPESGEWHIRHRVSRKNVREDLYEDITFYLIIERKPMYYVFNIILPCILITIIAIFNFYLPPDAGEKMGLSINVLLTLTVFLLLLANKVPETSLGVPIIVNYLMFTMILVTFSVILSVVVLNLHHRSPNTHQMPLWVRKIFIHMLPPYLGMLRPKVETPLFLEKPAKKENIQAISRVADEYFIRKPNNTNFLFPKPHRYQPDGPCTDLRKFIDGPSHYLTLPPDLKAAVEAITYIAEQLQAEKDYEALKEDWQYVAMVVDRLFLWIFVIFTTLGTLGIFADASFNATPTDPFP, via the exons ATGAAGAAACTGTTTTCTTCATACAATGTTAAAGTGCGTCCCGCACGGAGCCCAGAGGAAAGGGTCGTTGTGAGGATAGGCATGACCCTCTCATCATTTCTCAGCCTG AACATGAAAGATGAGGAGATGAACACTATTGTTATTATGAACTTG GAGTGGAACGATTATCGCTTCTCCTGGAACCCAAAAGAGTTTGGGGGAATTGATGTGTTGCGTATCCCGTCTGGAAAAGTGTGGCTTCCTGATATTGTTCTCATCAATAA caaTGATGGCGTGTTTGGTGTAGCTCTACAGGTCCATGTGCAGGCTTACAGTAACGGCCGTGTGACGTGGACCCCACCAGCACTTTACAAGAGTTCCTGCGGGGTCAAG GTGACATACTTTCCTTTCGACTGGCAAAATTGCACCATGGTTTTCCGCTCATATACATATGATTCCTCAGAAGTGGATCTGCAGCATGGCCTTGATAAGAGAGGAAATGAAATCCGGGAGATTGTCTATGACACAGGCTTTAGTGGTAATGGCACTGCCCCTTCACATTCATGGTCATTAAGATATCAGACACCTAGAAATGCATGCAAtgctttaaatgcaatattttacatcaaactgttacatttcaaaaaattgcACATTGTATTAGACTGCTTAAATTCACTCAAAATGACAATGGTGCAGTTTTTCTGGTCTCTCATCCCAGAGAGTGGAGAATGGCATATTCGTCACAGGGTTTCTAGGAAGAATGTGCGAGAGGACCTGTATGAGGACATCACCTTCTACCTGATCATTGAGAGGAAGCCCATGTATTACGTGTTTAACATCATCCTGCCCTGTATCCTCATCACCATCATCGCCATTTTTAACTTCTACTTGCCACCTGATGCGG GGGAGAAGATGGGTCTTTCCATCAACGTACTGCTGACTTTAACTGTCTTCTTGCTTCTGCTTGCCAACAAAGTCCCAGAAACATCTCTGGGTGTTCCCATTATTGTCAACTACTTGATGTTCACCATGATCCTGGTCACCTTTTCTGTCATCCTCAGCGTAGTGGTGCTCAACCTTCACCATCGCTCCCCCAACACACACCAAATGCCCCTCTGGGTGCGCAAG ATCTTCATCCACATGTTGCCTCCATACCTGGGGATGCTGCGGCCCAAAGTGGAGACCCCTCTTTTTCTTGAGAAACCTGCCAAAAAGGAGAACATCCAAGCCATCAGCAGAGTGGCCGATGAGTACTTCATCCGCAAGCCCAACAACACCAACTTCCTCTTCCCCAAACCCCACAG GTACCAGCCTGATGGACCGTGCACCGACCTGAGGAAGTTCATTGACGGCCCGAGTCATTACCTCACCCTTCCTCCAGATCTCAAGGCAGCCGTGGAGGCCATCACGTACATCGCAGAGCAGCTGCAGGCAGAGAAAGATTACGAGGCT TTAAAGGAGGACTGGCAGTATGTCGCCATGGTGGTTGATCGACTCTTCCTCTGGATCTTTGTGATTTTTACCACTCTCGGGACACTGGGCATTTTTGCTGACGCCAGCTTCAATGCCACACCGACTGACCCCTTTCCCTAA
- the LOC113105869 gene encoding acetylcholine receptor subunit beta-like isoform X5, whose translation MKDEEMNTIVIMNLEWNDYRFSWNPKEFGGIDVLRIPSGKVWLPDIVLINNNDGVFGVALQVHVQAYSNGRVTWTPPALYKSSCGVKVTYFPFDWQNCTMVFRSYTYDSSEVDLQHGLDKRGNEIREIVYDTGFSGNGTAPSHSWSLRYQTPRNACNALNAIFYIKLLHFKKLHIVLDCLNSLKMTMVQFFWSLIPESGEWHIRHRVSRKNVREDLYEDITFYLIIERKPMYYVFNIILPCILITIIAIFNFYLPPDAGEKMGLSINVLLTLTVFLLLLANKVPETSLGVPIIVNYLMFTMILVTFSVILSVVVLNLHHRSPNTHQMPLWVRKIFIHMLPPYLGMLRPKVETPLFLEKPAKKENIQAISRVADEYFIRKPNNTNFLFPKPHRYQPDGPCTDLRKFIDGPSHYLTLPPDLKAAVEAITYIAEQLQAEKDYEALKEDWQYVAMVVDRLFLWIFVIFTTLGTLGIFADASFNATPTDPFP comes from the exons ATGAAAGATGAGGAGATGAACACTATTGTTATTATGAACTTG GAGTGGAACGATTATCGCTTCTCCTGGAACCCAAAAGAGTTTGGGGGAATTGATGTGTTGCGTATCCCGTCTGGAAAAGTGTGGCTTCCTGATATTGTTCTCATCAATAA caaTGATGGCGTGTTTGGTGTAGCTCTACAGGTCCATGTGCAGGCTTACAGTAACGGCCGTGTGACGTGGACCCCACCAGCACTTTACAAGAGTTCCTGCGGGGTCAAG GTGACATACTTTCCTTTCGACTGGCAAAATTGCACCATGGTTTTCCGCTCATATACATATGATTCCTCAGAAGTGGATCTGCAGCATGGCCTTGATAAGAGAGGAAATGAAATCCGGGAGATTGTCTATGACACAGGCTTTAGTGGTAATGGCACTGCCCCTTCACATTCATGGTCATTAAGATATCAGACACCTAGAAATGCATGCAAtgctttaaatgcaatattttacatcaaactgttacatttcaaaaaattgcACATTGTATTAGACTGCTTAAATTCACTCAAAATGACAATGGTGCAGTTTTTCTGGTCTCTCATCCCAGAGAGTGGAGAATGGCATATTCGTCACAGGGTTTCTAGGAAGAATGTGCGAGAGGACCTGTATGAGGACATCACCTTCTACCTGATCATTGAGAGGAAGCCCATGTATTACGTGTTTAACATCATCCTGCCCTGTATCCTCATCACCATCATCGCCATTTTTAACTTCTACTTGCCACCTGATGCGG GGGAGAAGATGGGTCTTTCCATCAACGTACTGCTGACTTTAACTGTCTTCTTGCTTCTGCTTGCCAACAAAGTCCCAGAAACATCTCTGGGTGTTCCCATTATTGTCAACTACTTGATGTTCACCATGATCCTGGTCACCTTTTCTGTCATCCTCAGCGTAGTGGTGCTCAACCTTCACCATCGCTCCCCCAACACACACCAAATGCCCCTCTGGGTGCGCAAG ATCTTCATCCACATGTTGCCTCCATACCTGGGGATGCTGCGGCCCAAAGTGGAGACCCCTCTTTTTCTTGAGAAACCTGCCAAAAAGGAGAACATCCAAGCCATCAGCAGAGTGGCCGATGAGTACTTCATCCGCAAGCCCAACAACACCAACTTCCTCTTCCCCAAACCCCACAG GTACCAGCCTGATGGACCGTGCACCGACCTGAGGAAGTTCATTGACGGCCCGAGTCATTACCTCACCCTTCCTCCAGATCTCAAGGCAGCCGTGGAGGCCATCACGTACATCGCAGAGCAGCTGCAGGCAGAGAAAGATTACGAGGCT TTAAAGGAGGACTGGCAGTATGTCGCCATGGTGGTTGATCGACTCTTCCTCTGGATCTTTGTGATTTTTACCACTCTCGGGACACTGGGCATTTTTGCTGACGCCAGCTTCAATGCCACACCGACTGACCCCTTTCCCTAA
- the LOC113105869 gene encoding acetylcholine receptor subunit beta-like isoform X4 translates to MKAENWFIFTCCLCGLSAIADASEAENRLMKKLFSSYNVKVRPARSPEERVVVRIGMTLSSFLSLNMKDEEMNTIVIMNLEWNDYRFSWNPKEFGGIDVLRIPSGKVWLPDIVLINNNDGVFGVALQVHVQAYSNGRVTWTPPALYKSSCGVKVTYFPFDWQNCTMVFRSYTYDSSEVDLQHGLDKRGNEIREIVYDTGFSESGEWHIRHRVSRKNVREDLYEDITFYLIIERKPMYYVFNIILPCILITIIAIFNFYLPPDAGEKMGLSINVLLTLTVFLLLLANKVPETSLGVPIIVNYLMFTMILVTFSVILSVVVLNLHHRSPNTHQMPLWVRKIFIHMLPPYLGMLRPKVETPLFLEKPAKKENIQAISRVADEYFIRKPNNTNFLFPKPHRYQPDGPCTDLRKFIDGPSHYLTLPPDLKAAVEAITYIAEQLQAEKDYEALKEDWQYVAMVVDRLFLWIFVIFTTLGTLGIFADASFNATPTDPFP, encoded by the exons ATGAAGGCGGAGAACTGGTTTATTTTCACCTGCTGCCTCTGTGGCCTGAGCGCAATAGCAG ATGCATCAGAAGCAGAAAATCGGCTGATGAAGAAACTGTTTTCTTCATACAATGTTAAAGTGCGTCCCGCACGGAGCCCAGAGGAAAGGGTCGTTGTGAGGATAGGCATGACCCTCTCATCATTTCTCAGCCTG AACATGAAAGATGAGGAGATGAACACTATTGTTATTATGAACTTG GAGTGGAACGATTATCGCTTCTCCTGGAACCCAAAAGAGTTTGGGGGAATTGATGTGTTGCGTATCCCGTCTGGAAAAGTGTGGCTTCCTGATATTGTTCTCATCAATAA caaTGATGGCGTGTTTGGTGTAGCTCTACAGGTCCATGTGCAGGCTTACAGTAACGGCCGTGTGACGTGGACCCCACCAGCACTTTACAAGAGTTCCTGCGGGGTCAAG GTGACATACTTTCCTTTCGACTGGCAAAATTGCACCATGGTTTTCCGCTCATATACATATGATTCCTCAGAAGTGGATCTGCAGCATGGCCTTGATAAGAGAGGAAATGAAATCCGGGAGATTGTCTATGACACAGGCTTTAGTG AGAGTGGAGAATGGCATATTCGTCACAGGGTTTCTAGGAAGAATGTGCGAGAGGACCTGTATGAGGACATCACCTTCTACCTGATCATTGAGAGGAAGCCCATGTATTACGTGTTTAACATCATCCTGCCCTGTATCCTCATCACCATCATCGCCATTTTTAACTTCTACTTGCCACCTGATGCGG GGGAGAAGATGGGTCTTTCCATCAACGTACTGCTGACTTTAACTGTCTTCTTGCTTCTGCTTGCCAACAAAGTCCCAGAAACATCTCTGGGTGTTCCCATTATTGTCAACTACTTGATGTTCACCATGATCCTGGTCACCTTTTCTGTCATCCTCAGCGTAGTGGTGCTCAACCTTCACCATCGCTCCCCCAACACACACCAAATGCCCCTCTGGGTGCGCAAG ATCTTCATCCACATGTTGCCTCCATACCTGGGGATGCTGCGGCCCAAAGTGGAGACCCCTCTTTTTCTTGAGAAACCTGCCAAAAAGGAGAACATCCAAGCCATCAGCAGAGTGGCCGATGAGTACTTCATCCGCAAGCCCAACAACACCAACTTCCTCTTCCCCAAACCCCACAG GTACCAGCCTGATGGACCGTGCACCGACCTGAGGAAGTTCATTGACGGCCCGAGTCATTACCTCACCCTTCCTCCAGATCTCAAGGCAGCCGTGGAGGCCATCACGTACATCGCAGAGCAGCTGCAGGCAGAGAAAGATTACGAGGCT TTAAAGGAGGACTGGCAGTATGTCGCCATGGTGGTTGATCGACTCTTCCTCTGGATCTTTGTGATTTTTACCACTCTCGGGACACTGGGCATTTTTGCTGACGCCAGCTTCAATGCCACACCGACTGACCCCTTTCCCTAA
- the LOC113105869 gene encoding acetylcholine receptor subunit beta-like isoform X2 has product MKAENWFIFTCCLCGLSAIADASEAENRLMKKLFSSYNVKVRPARSPEERVVVRIGMTLSSFLSLNMKDEEMNTIVIMNLEWNDYRFSWNPKEFGGIDVLRIPSGKVWLPDIVLINNNDGVFGVALQVHVQAYSNGRVTWTPPALYKSSCGVKVTYFPFDWQNCTMVFRSYTYDSSEVDLQHGLDKRGNEIREIVYDTGFSGNGTAPSHSWSLRYQTPRNACNALNAIFYIKLLHFKKLHIVLDCLNSLKMTMVQFFWSLIPESGEWHIRHRVSRKNVREDLYEDITFYLIIERKPMYYVFNIILPCILITIIAIFNFYLPPDAGEKMGLSINVLLTLTVFLLLLANKVPETSLGVPIIVNYLMFTMILVTFSVILSVVVLNLHHRSPNTHQMPLWVRKIFIHMLPPYLGMLRPKVETPLFLEKPAKKENIQAISRVADEYFIRKPNNTNFLFPKPHRYQPDGPCTDLRKFIDGPSHYLTLPPDLKAAVEAITYIAEQLQAEKDYEAVSLFAITFIFSFSLYFFLYSRFLFLSASVKGGLAVCRHGG; this is encoded by the exons ATGAAGGCGGAGAACTGGTTTATTTTCACCTGCTGCCTCTGTGGCCTGAGCGCAATAGCAG ATGCATCAGAAGCAGAAAATCGGCTGATGAAGAAACTGTTTTCTTCATACAATGTTAAAGTGCGTCCCGCACGGAGCCCAGAGGAAAGGGTCGTTGTGAGGATAGGCATGACCCTCTCATCATTTCTCAGCCTG AACATGAAAGATGAGGAGATGAACACTATTGTTATTATGAACTTG GAGTGGAACGATTATCGCTTCTCCTGGAACCCAAAAGAGTTTGGGGGAATTGATGTGTTGCGTATCCCGTCTGGAAAAGTGTGGCTTCCTGATATTGTTCTCATCAATAA caaTGATGGCGTGTTTGGTGTAGCTCTACAGGTCCATGTGCAGGCTTACAGTAACGGCCGTGTGACGTGGACCCCACCAGCACTTTACAAGAGTTCCTGCGGGGTCAAG GTGACATACTTTCCTTTCGACTGGCAAAATTGCACCATGGTTTTCCGCTCATATACATATGATTCCTCAGAAGTGGATCTGCAGCATGGCCTTGATAAGAGAGGAAATGAAATCCGGGAGATTGTCTATGACACAGGCTTTAGTGGTAATGGCACTGCCCCTTCACATTCATGGTCATTAAGATATCAGACACCTAGAAATGCATGCAAtgctttaaatgcaatattttacatcaaactgttacatttcaaaaaattgcACATTGTATTAGACTGCTTAAATTCACTCAAAATGACAATGGTGCAGTTTTTCTGGTCTCTCATCCCAGAGAGTGGAGAATGGCATATTCGTCACAGGGTTTCTAGGAAGAATGTGCGAGAGGACCTGTATGAGGACATCACCTTCTACCTGATCATTGAGAGGAAGCCCATGTATTACGTGTTTAACATCATCCTGCCCTGTATCCTCATCACCATCATCGCCATTTTTAACTTCTACTTGCCACCTGATGCGG GGGAGAAGATGGGTCTTTCCATCAACGTACTGCTGACTTTAACTGTCTTCTTGCTTCTGCTTGCCAACAAAGTCCCAGAAACATCTCTGGGTGTTCCCATTATTGTCAACTACTTGATGTTCACCATGATCCTGGTCACCTTTTCTGTCATCCTCAGCGTAGTGGTGCTCAACCTTCACCATCGCTCCCCCAACACACACCAAATGCCCCTCTGGGTGCGCAAG ATCTTCATCCACATGTTGCCTCCATACCTGGGGATGCTGCGGCCCAAAGTGGAGACCCCTCTTTTTCTTGAGAAACCTGCCAAAAAGGAGAACATCCAAGCCATCAGCAGAGTGGCCGATGAGTACTTCATCCGCAAGCCCAACAACACCAACTTCCTCTTCCCCAAACCCCACAG GTACCAGCCTGATGGACCGTGCACCGACCTGAGGAAGTTCATTGACGGCCCGAGTCATTACCTCACCCTTCCTCCAGATCTCAAGGCAGCCGTGGAGGCCATCACGTACATCGCAGAGCAGCTGCAGGCAGAGAAAGATTACGAGGCT GTTTCGCTATTTGCCATCACCTTcatcttttcattttccctttatttcttTCTCTACTCTCGTTTCCTCTTCCTATCTGCCTCAGTTAAAGGAGGACTGGCAGTATGTCGCCATGGTGGTTGA
- the LOC113105873 gene encoding acetylcholine receptor subunit beta-like: MKALLGLLWCCWLLTLTVASEAERMLLEDLFQDYNLKVRPARSWNERVMVRVGMTLVQLISLNEKNEEMTTNVFMNMEWTDYRLSWNPVDYENIDVVRIPPLKVWRPDIYLINNNDGQFDVALYVNVLVRSDGTVSWYPPAIYRSSCSIEVAYFPFDWQNCTMVFRSYTYDSSEVDLQYGLDEDGNELHEIVIDENAFTENGEWQICHKPSRKNIHDDLYEDITFYLIIERKPLFYIINIIVPCILTSVLAIFVFYLPPGAGEKMTLSISVLIALTVFMLLLADKVPETSLGIPIIVKYVMFTMILVTFSVILSVVVLNLHHRTPSTHHMPSWVRKVFINLLPRYLGVLRPQIEKPVEDEPKESIPLGCLDKGLKPGGEYFIRKINPELVLPWRGSHNESTVKLQRFSNSDNYCLILPPNLKSAIAAITYMAEQLKKQDVDDTMTDDWQYIAVVLDRLFLWLFVIITTLGTLAMFLDASFNYTPDQPFP, from the exons ATGAAGGCTCTGCTTGGGCTCCTGTGGTGCTGCTGGCTCCTAACTCTCACAG tgGCATCCGAGGCTGAACGCATGCTACTGGAGGATTTGTTTCAGGATTACAACCTGAAGGTGCGTCCAGCGCGTAGCTGGAATGAGCGAGTGATGGTCCGAGTGGGAATGACTTTAGTGCAGCTCATCAGCTTG AACGAGAAGAATGAAGAGATGACAACAAACGTGTTCATGAATATG GAATGGACAGATTACAGATTATCTTGGAATCCCGTGGACTATGAAAATATTGATGTTGTGCGAATTCCTCCCTTAAAAGTGTGGCGTCCAGACATCTACCTAATCAACAA TAATGATGGTCAGTTTGACGTTGCCCTCTATGTAAACGTGCTAGTGAGAAGCGATGGGACCGTCTCCTGGTATCCACCAGCCATCTACCGCAGCTCCTGTTCCATAGAG GTGGCGTACTTTCCATTTGACTGGCAGAACTGCACAATGGTGTTTCGTTCCTACACGTACGATTCCTCAGAAGTGGACCTTCAGTACGGTCTCGATGAAGATGGCAACGAGCTCCACGAGATAGTGATTGATGAGAATGCATTCACTG AGAACGGTGAGTGGCAGATTTGTCACAAGCCCAGCAGAAAGAACATCCACGATGACTTGTATGAGGACATCACCTTCTACCTGATCATTGAGAGGAAGCCTCTGTTCTACATCATTAACATCATCGTGCCCTGCATCCTCACCAGTGTGCTGGCCATATTTGTCTTCTATCTGCCACCTGGTGCAG GTGAGAAGATGACTCTGTCCATCTCGGTCCTTATCGCTCTCACTGTTTTCATGCTGTTGTTGGCTGACAAAGTCCCGGAAACATCACTTGGCATTCCTATCATCGTTAAATATGTAATGTTCACCATGATCCTGGTGACGTTCTCAGTCATCCTTAGTGTGGTGGTCCTGAACCTCCACCACAGGACTCCCAGCACACACCACATGCCCTCATGGGTGCGAAAG GTTTTCATCAACTTACTGCCCCGTTACTTGGGTGTGCTGAGGCCCCAAATTGAGAAACCAGTGGAGGACGAGCCAAAAGAAAGCATCCCGTTGGGTTGTCTAGACAAAGGTCTTAAACCTGGAGGTGAATATTTTATCCGAAAGATCAACCCAGAGCTGGTATTGCCTTGGAGAGGAAG TCATAACGAGAGCACTGTGAAGCTGCAGAGGTTTTCAAACAGTGACAACTATTGTCTGATTCTGCCTCCGAATCTCAAATCTGCAATCGCCGCCATCACGTACATGGCTGAGCAATTGAAGAAACAGGATGTGGACGATACT ATGACAGATGACTGGCAGTACATTGCTGTGGTTTTGGATCGGCTCTTCCTTTGGCTCTTTGTCATCATTACTACCCTGGGCACACTGGCCATGTTTCTGGATGCCAGTTTCAACTACACTCCTGACCAACCTTTTCCATGA
- the LOC113105869 gene encoding acetylcholine receptor subunit beta-like isoform X1: MKAENWFIFTCCLCGLSAIADASEAENRLMKKLFSSYNVKVRPARSPEERVVVRIGMTLSSFLSLNMKDEEMNTIVIMNLEWNDYRFSWNPKEFGGIDVLRIPSGKVWLPDIVLINNNDGVFGVALQVHVQAYSNGRVTWTPPALYKSSCGVKVTYFPFDWQNCTMVFRSYTYDSSEVDLQHGLDKRGNEIREIVYDTGFSGNGTAPSHSWSLRYQTPRNACNALNAIFYIKLLHFKKLHIVLDCLNSLKMTMVQFFWSLIPESGEWHIRHRVSRKNVREDLYEDITFYLIIERKPMYYVFNIILPCILITIIAIFNFYLPPDAGEKMGLSINVLLTLTVFLLLLANKVPETSLGVPIIVNYLMFTMILVTFSVILSVVVLNLHHRSPNTHQMPLWVRKIFIHMLPPYLGMLRPKVETPLFLEKPAKKENIQAISRVADEYFIRKPNNTNFLFPKPHRYQPDGPCTDLRKFIDGPSHYLTLPPDLKAAVEAITYIAEQLQAEKDYEALKEDWQYVAMVVDRLFLWIFVIFTTLGTLGIFADASFNATPTDPFP, encoded by the exons ATGAAGGCGGAGAACTGGTTTATTTTCACCTGCTGCCTCTGTGGCCTGAGCGCAATAGCAG ATGCATCAGAAGCAGAAAATCGGCTGATGAAGAAACTGTTTTCTTCATACAATGTTAAAGTGCGTCCCGCACGGAGCCCAGAGGAAAGGGTCGTTGTGAGGATAGGCATGACCCTCTCATCATTTCTCAGCCTG AACATGAAAGATGAGGAGATGAACACTATTGTTATTATGAACTTG GAGTGGAACGATTATCGCTTCTCCTGGAACCCAAAAGAGTTTGGGGGAATTGATGTGTTGCGTATCCCGTCTGGAAAAGTGTGGCTTCCTGATATTGTTCTCATCAATAA caaTGATGGCGTGTTTGGTGTAGCTCTACAGGTCCATGTGCAGGCTTACAGTAACGGCCGTGTGACGTGGACCCCACCAGCACTTTACAAGAGTTCCTGCGGGGTCAAG GTGACATACTTTCCTTTCGACTGGCAAAATTGCACCATGGTTTTCCGCTCATATACATATGATTCCTCAGAAGTGGATCTGCAGCATGGCCTTGATAAGAGAGGAAATGAAATCCGGGAGATTGTCTATGACACAGGCTTTAGTGGTAATGGCACTGCCCCTTCACATTCATGGTCATTAAGATATCAGACACCTAGAAATGCATGCAAtgctttaaatgcaatattttacatcaaactgttacatttcaaaaaattgcACATTGTATTAGACTGCTTAAATTCACTCAAAATGACAATGGTGCAGTTTTTCTGGTCTCTCATCCCAGAGAGTGGAGAATGGCATATTCGTCACAGGGTTTCTAGGAAGAATGTGCGAGAGGACCTGTATGAGGACATCACCTTCTACCTGATCATTGAGAGGAAGCCCATGTATTACGTGTTTAACATCATCCTGCCCTGTATCCTCATCACCATCATCGCCATTTTTAACTTCTACTTGCCACCTGATGCGG GGGAGAAGATGGGTCTTTCCATCAACGTACTGCTGACTTTAACTGTCTTCTTGCTTCTGCTTGCCAACAAAGTCCCAGAAACATCTCTGGGTGTTCCCATTATTGTCAACTACTTGATGTTCACCATGATCCTGGTCACCTTTTCTGTCATCCTCAGCGTAGTGGTGCTCAACCTTCACCATCGCTCCCCCAACACACACCAAATGCCCCTCTGGGTGCGCAAG ATCTTCATCCACATGTTGCCTCCATACCTGGGGATGCTGCGGCCCAAAGTGGAGACCCCTCTTTTTCTTGAGAAACCTGCCAAAAAGGAGAACATCCAAGCCATCAGCAGAGTGGCCGATGAGTACTTCATCCGCAAGCCCAACAACACCAACTTCCTCTTCCCCAAACCCCACAG GTACCAGCCTGATGGACCGTGCACCGACCTGAGGAAGTTCATTGACGGCCCGAGTCATTACCTCACCCTTCCTCCAGATCTCAAGGCAGCCGTGGAGGCCATCACGTACATCGCAGAGCAGCTGCAGGCAGAGAAAGATTACGAGGCT TTAAAGGAGGACTGGCAGTATGTCGCCATGGTGGTTGATCGACTCTTCCTCTGGATCTTTGTGATTTTTACCACTCTCGGGACACTGGGCATTTTTGCTGACGCCAGCTTCAATGCCACACCGACTGACCCCTTTCCCTAA